One part of the Drosophila teissieri strain GT53w chromosome 3R, Prin_Dtei_1.1, whole genome shotgun sequence genome encodes these proteins:
- the LOC122622481 gene encoding ATP-binding cassette sub-family C member 4 has translation MDSSAKPTRKNPRQHANIISQLIFAWAIPLLYRGSRRGLNTDDLTQCLKEDQSEQLGDRLEEQWFKELERSHRKKQKPRLRNALFRCFLGPTIINGLICLIYIVIKTLIPAVLAQLLIQFQKTSVPEVRNINLNDVSISDSLNRTARAIGNVLSQAVAASGGSPGDASSPNSLDKGGPLREPIHPPVEEVDHNATAVRSLLDQTVDNMWNDMYSLGALLVLSTLFCCFLLHHVDLRQRLMGARMRIACCSLIYRKTLRLSMKTAGQTPAGYLINLLSNDVNRLDYGFIFVHWIWIMPLQAVLTCYLIWLNIGIPAIVGVVGLLLKTVPVQTALSKVTSVLRMRIAERTDARVGIMNELVQGIQVIKMYAWEKPFQAVVAEARRSEIKQIRYASYLRGFYLSTMVFTERSTLYITLAAAALMGQNITADFVFSAASYYNILQLVAAIWYPLAVSFGAEALVSLRRIQDFLLLEGREERTQGLTHKRDQEGGDSRAVTIKDINASWDNEKPQRTLQGINLQIEKGQLCAVIGPVGAGKSSILQLLLGELPVIDGGVYIQGDLSYAAQEPWLFTGSVRNNILFGEEFDRKRYQEVTRCCALSTDFQQLPNGDKTLVGERGASLSGGQRARISLARAVYKPAQIYLMDDPLSAVDAHVGRHLFDEVIGPRGRLAQLKATRILVTHQVHFLSEADVIVIVDQGRILRQGTYQELVNSDLDFAKLLERPKEEEAENSRNQSSLLSSNSLDSDDEDIPFIDGVKDGYQQLRKQSSSVHGSKSLDSTQFEDNVDEDALAEAQASGGISPRVWYEYFHAGSTLLSFSFMVFVMVMSQVVCSSSDFFANIWTQQEHQRSQGEVTSFTTFECMYIYGALIIAVVIMTTFRGFLFFKICMHASKVLHDRMFACILHATMRFFDTTPSGRILNRFSKDMGAIDELLPRAMMDFIQIALVMFGILIVIGILNPVLVAAMLVVAVVDVLILKLYLRPSQDLKRLEGICRSPVFSHLSASLTGLAIIRSRQLQDVVAKEFDLLQDVHSSVWQLTMAANTALGLWLDCVSCVFLTTVTFSFIISSETTYSGNVGLAIAQAMILTGMVQYGVRQVAESLQQMTSVERVLQYTELEQEPALSEKSPPKQWPTRGQVEFRNMNCRYDPNGSPVLKNLNLTIEAGWKVGIVGRTGAGKSSLIGALFRLAHIEGEILIDGIETGTISLEILRTRISIIPQDPVLFSATIRYNLDPFERYTDAELWSALEDVELRGAIPGLDYLVTERGGNFSVGQRQLLCLARAILRNNKVLVLDEATANVDPQTDALIQRTIRNKFKQCTVLTVAHRLHTVMDSDRIIVMDAGVAVEFDVPYLLLKKSQGHLRQMVEATGAEAEALKKTASDSHKRMQRERDERDRDVNEDEHQE, from the exons ATGGATAGTAGTGCCAAGCCAACGCGGAAAAACCCGCGACAGCatgcaaatattatttcacaACTAATATTTGCCTGGGCGATACCCTTACTTTATCGAGGATCACGCAGAGGCCTGAATACGGATGACCTTACGCAATGTCTCAAGGAAGATCAATCCGAACAGTTGGGTGACCGTTTGGAAGA GCAGTGGTTTAAGGAACTGGAGCGATCCCACCGCAAGAAACAGAAGCCTCGTCTCAGAAACGCACTGTTCCGTTGTTTTCTAGGTCCCACGATCATCAATGGCCTCATTTGCTTAATCTACATAGTAATCAA AACCTTGATTCCAGCTGTTCTTGCGCAGCTGTTGATTCAGTTCCAAAAGACTTCTGTGCCGGAAGTAAGAAATATCAATTTGAATGATGTTTCGATATCCGATTCCTTGAATCGAACTGCACGGGCAATAGGAAATGTGCTGAGTCAGGCTGTCGCCGCTTCTGGCGGATCTCCGGGGGATG cCTCTTCCCCCAATTCACTGGACAAAGGGGGTCCCCTAAGGGAGCCGATACATCCGCCAGTAGAGGAAGTGGACCACAATGCAACCGCTGTTCGAAGCCTCTTGGACCAGACCGTCGACAACATGTGGAACGATATGTACAGTCTGGGCGCCCTGCTGGTTCTCTCGACGCTGTTCTGCTGCTTCCTGCTGCACCACGTCGATCTTCGCCAGCGCCTGATGGGCGCCCGGATGCGAATAGCCTGCTGCTCGCTGATCTATCGGAAAACGCTGCGGCTCTCGATGAAAACGGCTGGTCAGACGCCAGCTGGTTACCTAATCAACCTGCTCTCGAATGACGTGAACCGTTTGGACTATGGCTTCATATTCGTGCACTGGATCTGGATTATGCCGTTGCAGGCGGTGCTCACGTGCTACCTGATTTGGCTGAACATTGGCATCCCAGCGATTGTGGGAGTAGTTGGACTGCTACTAAAAACGGTGCCCGTGCAGACGGCCTTGAGCAAGGTAACCTCTGTGCTGCGGATGCGAATTGCGGAGCGAACGGACGCGAGAGTGGGCATCATGAACGAGCTGGTGCAGGGCATTCAGGTTATCAAGATGTACGCCTGGGAGAAACCGTTCCAGGCGGTGGTGGCCGAAGCTCGTCGGAGCGAAATCAAGCAGATCCGATATGCATCTTACCTGCGTGGCTTCTACCTCAGCACCATGGTGTTCACAGAGCGATCCACCTTGTACATCACCCTGGCAGCGGCTGCTTTAATGGGCCAAAACATAACCGCTGACTTTGTATTCTCAGCTGCCAGTTACTACAACATCCTGCAACTGGTGGCTGCCATTTGGTATCCGCTAGCTGTAAGCTTTGGGGCGGAAGCTTTGGTTTCGTTGCGTCGGATTCAGGACTTCCTTTTGCTCGAGGGACGTGAGGAGCGCACTCAAGGACTTACCCATAAGCGAGATCAGGAAGGGGGAGACTCCAGAGCAGTGACCATCAAGGATATCAATGCCAGCTGGGATAATGAGAAGCCACAGAGAACGTTGCAAGGTATTAATCTGCAGATTGAGAAGGGCCAACTGTGCGCTGTGATTGGACCGGTGGGAGCCGGAAAGAGCTCTATCCTCCAGTTACTCCTGGGTGAACTGCCCGTTATCGATGGAGGAGTATATATCCAGGGGGACCTCTCCTATGCAGCCCAGGAGCCATGGCTCTTTACGGGGTCGGTGCGAAATAACATCCTTTTCGGTGAGGAGTTTGATAGGAAGCGCTACCAGGAGGTAACACGGTGCTGTGCCCTCAGCACGGATTTCCAACAGCTGCCAAATGGAGACAAAACACTTGTGGGCGAGCGCGGAGCGTCCTTATCCGGAGGCCAGAGAGCACGCATCAGCTTGGCTCGAGCTGTCTACAAGCCTGCCCAGATTTATTTGATGGACGATCCGCTAAGTGCTGTAGATGCGCACGTGGGCAGGCATCTCTTCGATGAGGTCATTGGACCCAGAGGACGGCTGGCTCAGCTGAAGGCGACTCGCATTCTAGTGACCCACCAGGTGCACTTTCTGTCCGAGGCCGATGTTATTGTGATTGTCGACCAAGGAAGAATTTTGAGGCAAGGCACCTACCAGGAGCTGGTCAACAGTGATCTGGACTTCGCAAAGCTCCTTGAGCGacccaaggaggaggaggcggaaaACAGTCGCAACCAATCATCCCTGTTAAGTTCCAACTCACTGGACAGTGACGACGAGGACATACCCTTCATCGATGGTGTAAAAGATGGGTATCAGCAGTTGAGAAAACAGAGCAGCTCGGTACATGGCAGCAAGTCG TTGGACAGCACCCAATTTGAAGATAATGTCGATGAGGATGCTCTGGCCGAGGCCCAGGCATCGGGCGGCATATCACCCCGCGTCTGGTACGAGTACTTCCATGCGGGCAGCACTCTCCTGAGCTTCAGCTTCATGGTCTTTGTGATGGTGATGTCCCAGGTGGTGTGCAGCAGTTCTGATTTCTTTGCCAACATCTGGACCCAGCAGGAGCATCAGCGGTCGCAGGGGGAGGTCACCAGCTTCACCACCTTCGAGTGCATGTACATATACGGTGCTCTGATCATCGCCGTGGTGATCATGACTACGTTCCGGGGCTTCCTGTTCTTCAAGATTTGCATGCATGCCTCTAAGGTGCTGCACGATCGCATGTTTGCCTGCATCCTGCACGCTACCATGAGATTCTTTGACACCACTCCCTCTGGAAGGATTTTGAATCGCTTCTCCAAGGATATGGGCGCCATTGATGAGCTGTTACCGCGAGCCATGATGGATTTTATACAGATCGCCCTGGTGATGTTTGGAATTCTGATTGTGATTGGTATACTGAATCCGGTTTTGGTGGCCGCCATGCTGGTGGTGGCCGTTGTGGATGTGCTTATCTTGAAGTTGTACCTGAGGCCTTCGCAGGATCTCAAGCGATTGGAGGGAATATGCCGCAGTCCGGTATTCTCACATCTCAGTGCTTCCCTTACTGGTCTGGCCATCATTCGATCCCGCCAGTTGCAGGATGTGGTGGCCAAGGAGTTTGATTTGCTGCAGGATGTGCACAGTAGCGTGTGGCAACTGACCATGGCAGCGAATACGGCACTAGGCTTGTGGCTGGACTGCGTCAGTTGCGTCTTCCTTACCACTGTCACCTTCAGCTTCATTATCTCCAGTGAAA CTACTTATAGCGGTAACGTAGGCTTGGCCATTGCCCAGGCCATGATCTTAACCGGAATGGTGCAATATGGAGTGCGCCAGGTGGCCGAGTCCTTGCAGCAGATGACCAGCGTGGAACGCGTCCTGCAATACACcgaactggagcaggagcCAGCGCTGAGCGAGAAGTCGCCACCGAAGCAGTGGCCCACCCGTGGTCAGGTGGAGTTCCGCAACATGAACTGTCGTTACGATCCAAATGGATCGCCGGTGCTTAAGAACCTGAATCTAACCATTGAGGCAGGCTGGAAGGTTGGCATTGTGGGACGTACGGGTGCTGGAAAGTCCTCGCTAATTGGAGCTCTTTTCCGGCTGGCGCACATCGAGGGAGAGATTCTTATCGATGGCATAGAGACGGGAACGATTTCATTGGAAATTCTGCGCACCCGCATTTCGATTATACCCCAGGATCCGGTACTGTTTTCGGCCACCATCCGATACAATCTGGACCCCTTCGAGCGGTATACGGATGCCGAGCTGTGGAGCGCTCTGGAGGATGTGGAGCTGCGAGGAGCCATTCCCGGCCTGGACTACCTGGTCACGGAAAGGGGCGGCAATTTCAGCGTGGGCCAGCGTCAGTTGCTCTGTCTGGCAAGGGCGATTCTGCGAAACAACAAGGTGCTGGTGCTGGATGAGGCCACGGCCAATGTGGATCCACA AACCGATGCCCTGATCCAGCGCACCATCCGCAACAAGTTCAAGCAGTGCACAGTTCTCACCGTTGCTCATCGATTGCACACAGTCATGGATTCGGATCGGATTATAGTAATGGATGCTGGTGTTGCGGTGGAATTCGATGTGCCGTATTTGCTGCTCAAGAAGTCGCAAGGACATCTCCGACAAATGGTCGAGGCCACTGGCGCCGAAGCGGAAGCACTGAAGAAGACGGCCAGTGACAGTCACAAAAGGATGCAGAGGGAGCGGGATGAGCGAGACCGTGATGTGAATGAAGATGAGCACCAGGAGTGA